A genomic segment from Bacillus cereus G9842 encodes:
- the mtnN gene encoding 5'-methylthioadenosine/S-adenosylhomocysteine nucleosidase, with protein MRIAVIGAMEEEVRILRDKLEQAETETVAGCEFTKGLLAGHEVILLKSGIGKVNAAMSTTILLEKYKPEKVINTGSAGGFHHSLNVGDVVISTEVRHHDVDVTAFNYEYGQVPGMPPGFKADEALVALAEKCMQTEENIQVVKGMIATGDSFMSDPNRVAAIRDKFENLYAVEMEAAAVAQVCHQYEVPFVIIRALSDIAGKESNVSFDQFLDQAALHSTNFIVKVLEELK; from the coding sequence TTGAGAATTGCTGTAATTGGAGCAATGGAAGAAGAAGTACGTATTTTACGTGACAAATTAGAACAAGCAGAGACAGAAACGGTTGCAGGTTGTGAATTTACGAAAGGACTATTAGCAGGACATGAAGTAATCTTGTTAAAGTCTGGTATTGGTAAAGTAAACGCAGCGATGTCAACGACAATTTTATTAGAAAAATATAAGCCTGAAAAAGTAATTAATACTGGTTCAGCTGGTGGATTCCATCATTCTCTAAACGTTGGTGATGTAGTTATTTCCACTGAAGTTCGTCACCATGACGTAGATGTAACAGCATTTAACTATGAATATGGTCAAGTACCAGGAATGCCGCCTGGATTTAAAGCTGATGAGGCGTTAGTTGCATTAGCTGAGAAATGTATGCAAACTGAAGAAAATATTCAAGTTGTAAAAGGCATGATTGCAACAGGCGATTCATTTATGAGTGATCCGAACCGCGTTGCAGCCATCCGTGATAAATTTGAAAATCTTTATGCGGTAGAAATGGAAGCAGCAGCTGTCGCACAAGTATGCCACCAATATGAAGTTCCGTTTGTTATCATTCGCGCACTTTCTGATATTGCTGGTAAAGAATCAAATGTTTCATTTGATCAGTTTTTAGATCAAGCAGCTCTTCATTCTACAAACTTTATCGTAAAAGTGTTAGAAGAGTTAAAGTAA